The following coding sequences are from one Streptomyces angustmyceticus window:
- the iolC gene encoding 5-dehydro-2-deoxygluconokinase produces the protein MTEPYDLITMGRIGVDIYPLQTGVSLAQVETFGKFLGGSATNVAVAAARLGRRSAVISRTGNDPFGDYLHQALRDFGVDDRWVTPVDAYPTPVTFCEIFPPDDFPLYFYRRPKAPDLVIHPEELDRDAIAAARIFWITGTGLCEEPSRTATLAALEARAKSGPTVFDLDWRPMFWGGEGGASGDGGASGAAAMAAARPHYEAALRYATVAVGNVDEAEVATGLRDPAACARALLDMGVELAVIKQGPKGVLAVHRDGRTAEVPPTPVEVVNGLGAGDSFGGSLCHGLLAGWDLEPMMRYANAAGALVASRLACSSAMPTADEVEAFLAER, from the coding sequence ATGACCGAGCCGTACGACCTGATCACCATGGGGCGCATCGGAGTCGACATCTATCCGCTGCAGACCGGTGTGTCGCTGGCGCAGGTGGAGACGTTCGGGAAGTTCCTCGGGGGGTCGGCCACCAATGTGGCGGTCGCCGCGGCCCGGCTCGGCCGGCGGAGCGCGGTCATCAGCCGTACCGGGAACGACCCGTTCGGCGACTACCTCCACCAGGCACTGCGCGACTTCGGGGTGGACGACCGCTGGGTGACCCCCGTCGACGCCTATCCGACGCCGGTCACCTTCTGCGAGATTTTTCCGCCGGACGACTTCCCGCTCTACTTCTACCGCCGCCCCAAGGCTCCTGACCTGGTCATCCACCCCGAGGAGCTGGACCGGGACGCGATCGCGGCGGCCCGGATCTTCTGGATCACCGGCACGGGGCTGTGCGAGGAGCCCAGCCGCACCGCGACCCTCGCCGCGCTGGAGGCCCGCGCCAAATCCGGCCCGACCGTCTTCGACCTCGACTGGCGGCCGATGTTCTGGGGCGGCGAGGGCGGGGCCTCCGGGGACGGCGGCGCGAGCGGTGCCGCGGCGATGGCGGCCGCCCGCCCGCATTACGAAGCCGCCCTCCGGTACGCCACCGTGGCCGTCGGCAATGTCGACGAGGCCGAGGTCGCCACCGGGCTGCGCGATCCCGCCGCCTGCGCCCGGGCGCTGCTGGACATGGGCGTGGAGCTCGCCGTCATCAAGCAGGGCCCCAAGGGCGTGCTCGCCGTGCACCGCGACGGCCGCACCGCCGAGGTCCCGCCCACCCCCGTCGAGGTCGTCAACGGCCTGGGCGCCGGCGACTCCTTCGGCGGTTCGCTCTGCCACGGTCTGCTGGCCGGCTGGGACCTGGAGCCGATGATGCGCTACGCCAACGCGGCCGGCGCCCTCGTCGCCTCGCGCCTCGCCTGCTCCTCCGCGATGCCGACGGCCGACGAGGTCGAGGCGTTCCTCGCGGAACGGTGA
- a CDS encoding Gfo/Idh/MocA family protein → MTSHETLGVAVIGTGRMGADHVRRINEVISGARVAAVVDIDADRIKRLADGITGCTPYTDPAAALDDPAVDAVLIASPGPAHEAALLAAFARDLPVLCEKPLTPDAASALRVLEAEQALGHRRVQVGFMRRYDADYRSLKSLLEQGAHGRPLMLHNKHRNADTPPGFTNAMMINDSVVHEIDVTRWLLEEEITAVRVLRPAPTGNAPEGLSDPQLVLFETAGGQVVDTEIFVNCGFGYQVGCEAVCENGTARIGDDHGVFSNAAGRWGGAVPPGFVERFEEAYDRQVQHWVNATRRGEVEGPSCWDGYAAAAVCEAGVRAQTTGERVPVELIERPALYR, encoded by the coding sequence ATGACTTCGCACGAAACGCTCGGTGTGGCGGTCATCGGCACCGGCCGGATGGGCGCCGACCACGTACGCCGGATCAACGAGGTGATCAGCGGGGCCCGGGTGGCGGCCGTGGTCGACATCGACGCGGACCGCATCAAGCGCCTCGCCGACGGCATCACCGGGTGCACGCCGTACACGGACCCGGCCGCCGCCCTGGACGACCCCGCGGTGGACGCCGTGCTGATCGCCTCGCCCGGGCCCGCGCACGAGGCGGCGCTGCTGGCGGCCTTCGCGCGGGATCTGCCCGTGCTGTGCGAGAAGCCGCTGACGCCGGACGCCGCCTCCGCGCTGCGGGTCCTGGAGGCCGAGCAGGCGCTGGGGCACCGCCGCGTCCAGGTCGGTTTCATGCGCCGTTACGACGCGGACTACCGCTCCCTCAAGTCCCTCCTGGAGCAGGGCGCCCACGGCCGTCCGCTGATGCTGCACAACAAGCACCGCAACGCCGACACCCCGCCCGGCTTCACCAACGCGATGATGATCAACGACTCGGTGGTGCACGAGATCGATGTGACGCGCTGGCTGCTGGAGGAGGAGATCACCGCGGTCCGGGTGCTGCGCCCGGCCCCCACGGGCAACGCCCCGGAGGGCCTCAGCGACCCGCAGCTGGTCCTGTTCGAGACCGCCGGCGGCCAGGTCGTGGACACCGAGATCTTCGTCAACTGCGGCTTCGGCTACCAGGTCGGCTGCGAGGCGGTCTGCGAGAACGGCACCGCCCGCATCGGTGACGACCACGGCGTGTTCAGCAATGCCGCGGGCCGCTGGGGCGGCGCCGTTCCGCCCGGTTTCGTGGAGCGCTTCGAGGAGGCCTACGACCGGCAGGTGCAGCACTGGGTGAACGCCACCCGGCGCGGCGAGGTAGAGGGCCCCAGCTGCTGGGACGGTTACGCCGCGGCCGCGGTGTGCGAGGCGGGCGTACGGGCCCAGACCACCGGCGAACGGGTCCCCGTCGAACTGATCGAGCGGCCGGCGTTGTACCGCTAG
- a CDS encoding sugar phosphate isomerase/epimerase family protein, whose amino-acid sequence MSVPHAAPPVLDRLRVGSAPDSWGVWFPDDDQQVPWQRFLDEVAEAGYEWIELGPYGYLPTDPAVLHDEIARRSLRVSAGTIFTSLHHGPSVWDKTWAHVSEVATLTQAMDAKHLVVIPSFWRDDKTAEEIEPRELTVEQWKHLTTGMERLGKRVRDEFGLDIVVHPHADTHIDTEEHVERFLHATDSGLVNLCLDTGHYAYCGGDSVKLIRTYGERIGYLHLKQVDPDILGDVVAKGTPFGPAVRQGVMCEPPLGVPALPPVLQAAQELDVDLFAIVEQDMYPCPPDQPFPIAERTRRFLRSCGA is encoded by the coding sequence ATGTCCGTTCCCCATGCCGCCCCGCCCGTCCTGGACCGCCTCCGCGTCGGTTCCGCCCCCGACTCCTGGGGAGTCTGGTTCCCCGACGACGACCAGCAGGTCCCCTGGCAGCGCTTCCTGGACGAGGTCGCCGAGGCCGGCTACGAGTGGATCGAACTCGGCCCGTACGGCTACCTGCCCACCGACCCCGCCGTCCTGCACGACGAGATCGCCCGCCGCAGCCTGCGGGTCTCAGCCGGCACGATCTTCACCTCGCTGCACCACGGCCCGTCCGTATGGGACAAGACCTGGGCGCACGTCTCCGAGGTCGCCACCCTCACTCAGGCGATGGACGCGAAGCACCTCGTCGTCATCCCGTCCTTCTGGCGGGACGACAAGACCGCCGAGGAGATCGAGCCGCGCGAGCTGACCGTGGAGCAGTGGAAGCACCTGACCACCGGCATGGAGCGGCTGGGCAAGCGGGTGCGGGACGAGTTCGGGCTGGACATCGTGGTCCACCCGCACGCCGACACCCACATCGACACCGAGGAGCACGTCGAGCGGTTCCTGCACGCCACCGACTCCGGCCTGGTCAACCTCTGCCTGGACACCGGCCATTACGCGTACTGCGGCGGCGACAGCGTCAAGCTCATCCGCACCTACGGCGAGCGGATCGGCTACCTCCACCTCAAGCAGGTCGACCCGGACATCCTCGGCGACGTGGTCGCCAAGGGCACCCCGTTCGGGCCGGCCGTCAGGCAGGGCGTGATGTGCGAACCGCCGCTCGGCGTGCCCGCGCTGCCGCCCGTCCTGCAGGCCGCCCAGGAACTGGACGTCGACCTCTTCGCCATCGTCGAGCAGGACATGTACCCCTGTCCGCCCGACCAGCCGTTCCCCATCGCCGAGCGCACCCGCCGCTTCCTGCGCTCCTGCGGCGCCTGA